From Candidatus Poribacteria bacterium, the proteins below share one genomic window:
- the sppA gene encoding signal peptide peptidase SppA, with the protein MSLGKRICDLTHFPFHGKIAKSNWILKEKEKLMRFLQRCVFLLALLVLVSPVFAEEHAAEETVLPIKKYVEFTLGGTYTDTKTVSTFGTSSTKTLRGLFKKLDTLKDDDGIAGILFKIENVSVGWATLQEIRNKLHEFRETEKETIGYLESGGNAEYLLAAAMDRVVLMPTGSLNLTGLRAEIFFYKGLLDKLDIEADMLAMGKYKSGVEPYMRDGMSDAFRESMTTLLDDLYAQLLVHIAESREGIPAEGVADLINSGPFTAEEAQHKQLVDALQYYDELLNALKTASPEEDVQVVKPDYERKRKMPDMNSFAGLMQLLSMLNPPQRAGSTAENQIALIYANGPILPDIDQLFPSTSVIMPSELKEAFKKARTDDTVRAVVLRVNSPGGSALASDLIWREVMLTQREKPVVVSMGDVAASGGYYIAMAAETIVAHPSTLTGSIGVFGGKLNMKGFYNKVGLTKEIIAHGQNATLYSDYGGFTPTERERVEKIMKTVYKDFVSKAAEGRDKSFDEIDEIAQGRVWTGKQAKALGLVDEFGGLDTALSIAKEQAGLTDDDDVNLIVLPKQTPFFEQLMERMIEDMEGSIRMPLELTASHPVLSLFGAQWQHVVTWLSLFGFEDGTQVVTILPYDLLIR; encoded by the coding sequence ATGTCTCTGGGCAAAAGGATTTGCGACTTGACACACTTCCCGTTTCATGGTAAAATAGCAAAGTCAAATTGGATACTAAAAGAGAAGGAGAAATTGATGAGATTCTTACAAAGATGTGTGTTTCTACTGGCGTTGCTTGTCCTCGTCTCGCCGGTATTTGCTGAGGAACACGCAGCAGAAGAAACAGTTCTACCGATAAAAAAATATGTCGAGTTTACACTGGGCGGCACCTATACCGATACCAAAACGGTTAGCACCTTTGGGACCTCCTCAACGAAGACGCTACGCGGGCTTTTCAAAAAATTAGATACACTTAAAGATGATGATGGAATTGCCGGGATTCTCTTCAAAATAGAGAATGTCAGCGTGGGGTGGGCAACACTCCAAGAGATTCGCAATAAACTTCACGAATTCCGGGAAACCGAAAAGGAGACAATCGGGTATCTGGAAAGCGGTGGTAATGCCGAATATCTCCTCGCCGCTGCGATGGATCGCGTTGTGCTGATGCCTACTGGAAGCCTCAACTTAACGGGCTTACGCGCCGAAATTTTTTTCTATAAGGGGCTGCTGGACAAGCTGGACATCGAAGCCGATATGTTGGCGATGGGAAAATACAAGTCCGGGGTTGAACCCTATATGCGGGACGGCATGTCTGATGCTTTTCGTGAGTCGATGACTACACTATTGGACGATTTATACGCCCAATTGCTGGTACACATCGCTGAGAGCCGGGAGGGTATCCCCGCGGAAGGCGTAGCGGATTTGATAAACAGTGGACCGTTCACTGCGGAAGAGGCGCAGCACAAGCAATTGGTTGATGCGTTGCAATACTATGACGAACTCCTCAATGCCCTAAAGACAGCATCTCCAGAGGAAGATGTTCAGGTCGTTAAGCCGGACTATGAACGTAAGCGAAAGATGCCGGATATGAATAGTTTCGCCGGACTCATGCAACTGCTCAGTATGTTAAATCCACCGCAACGGGCAGGAAGCACCGCGGAAAATCAGATTGCGCTTATCTATGCCAATGGACCCATTTTACCGGATATTGATCAGTTATTCCCTTCAACGTCAGTAATTATGCCGAGCGAGTTGAAGGAAGCCTTCAAAAAAGCGCGCACCGATGATACCGTTCGGGCAGTTGTACTACGCGTAAATAGTCCGGGGGGTTCTGCGCTCGCCTCGGATCTGATTTGGCGAGAAGTCATGCTCACACAACGCGAAAAGCCGGTTGTCGTTTCTATGGGAGATGTCGCGGCATCGGGGGGCTACTATATCGCGATGGCGGCAGAGACGATCGTCGCACACCCCAGTACGCTGACGGGTTCAATCGGTGTGTTCGGTGGTAAACTGAACATGAAGGGATTTTACAACAAAGTTGGATTGACGAAGGAGATCATCGCACACGGGCAGAACGCCACGCTTTATTCGGACTACGGCGGCTTTACGCCGACCGAGCGGGAACGCGTCGAAAAGATAATGAAAACGGTCTATAAAGATTTTGTCAGTAAGGCGGCAGAAGGTAGAGACAAATCCTTTGACGAAATTGATGAGATCGCACAAGGACGCGTCTGGACAGGTAAACAAGCGAAAGCACTTGGACTCGTTGATGAATTCGGTGGGCTTGACACTGCGCTGTCGATTGCCAAAGAACAGGCAGGGCTTACGGATGATGACGACGTTAATCTTATCGTATTACCAAAGCAGACACCCTTTTTTGAGCAACTCATGGAACGGATGATCGAGGATATGGAGGGCTCGATCCGGATGCCGCTCGAATTGACAGCGAGCCATCCTGTACTATCCTTGTTCGGCGCGCAGTGGCAGCATGTCGTCACGTGGCTGAGTCTGTTCGGTTTTGAAGATGGGACACAAGTGGTAACAATTCTACCTTACGACCTTTTAATTCGGTGA
- a CDS encoding phytanoyl-CoA dioxygenase family protein: protein MESKNDFHVNVTDEQIAFFQANGYLSIPRITTDEEVEWLKGIYDELFTKRTGEAEGRYFDLAGPRAHKGRETLPQVLGPEAQFPELRETVYFRNAQRLAAKLLGVATEKVSGGGHMILKPAHYGNETPWHQDEAYWNPEVLPHSLSVWLPLDTATIESGCLQFIPQSHKGAVRWHRHIDDDPLVHGLVTDDVDVSEAVACPIPAGGATFHHCRTLHYSAPNRTPEARRAYILVFGGPPKKLDTPAHRPWQKEEQEALLDRC from the coding sequence ATGGAATCCAAGAACGATTTTCACGTTAATGTAACTGACGAACAGATCGCTTTTTTTCAGGCGAACGGATACCTGAGCATTCCGCGCATCACGACAGATGAAGAGGTCGAATGGCTCAAGGGGATTTACGATGAACTCTTCACGAAACGGACTGGGGAGGCTGAGGGGCGGTACTTCGATCTTGCCGGTCCGCGTGCGCACAAGGGACGAGAGACGTTGCCGCAAGTGTTAGGTCCAGAGGCACAATTTCCGGAACTTCGTGAGACTGTCTATTTCCGAAACGCGCAGCGACTCGCGGCGAAGTTGCTCGGTGTAGCGACTGAAAAAGTGAGCGGTGGTGGCCACATGATTTTGAAGCCTGCGCACTACGGCAATGAAACACCGTGGCATCAAGACGAGGCGTACTGGAATCCAGAGGTGCTTCCGCACAGTCTGAGTGTTTGGCTTCCGCTCGACACGGCGACAATTGAGAGTGGCTGTCTCCAATTTATCCCGCAGTCCCATAAAGGAGCGGTGCGTTGGCATCGCCACATTGACGATGATCCGCTGGTACACGGGTTGGTGACGGATGATGTTGACGTATCCGAGGCAGTGGCATGCCCGATACCGGCAGGCGGTGCGACTTTCCATCACTGTCGGACTTTGCACTATTCTGCGCCGAACCGGACACCGGAAGCACGTAGAGCGTATATTCTCGTCTTTGGTGGACCCCCTAAGAAACTGGATACACCGGCGCATCGTCCATGGCAAAAGGAAGAACAGGAGGCACTTTTGGATCGATGCTGA
- a CDS encoding AAA family ATPase — translation MANFKILCMKRKLNIGFFNVGDVMHRVAAEARVHFTDKVLDSDPAVLSLARRTAFYEIARRAEDYEHAVIGLHACFRWRGSLIEGFSFKDIDILLPDLLINVVDNITDISERMENTSQWEGMGKAALNVWLDEEEFLTRQLAHFTEKPHYTVARQHTLENFYELLFSPKPKFYLSYPITLLRDTPKEIEKIREIGEKLSRSFIVFDPLTIKDMELVTLTKDESADAPRVSEMGEEVIEQIQTRTISRDYQFVHQSDFVVVIYPTDKLSPGVLSEMNYASRHNKPVYAVYPGTRSIFFENLCDRIFDTFEELSDFLIATYKRDED, via the coding sequence ATGGCGAATTTTAAGATACTGTGCATGAAACGGAAGTTGAACATCGGTTTTTTCAATGTCGGCGATGTGATGCACCGTGTTGCTGCGGAGGCGCGTGTCCATTTTACGGACAAAGTGCTTGATTCGGATCCTGCGGTTTTATCATTGGCACGGCGCACGGCTTTCTATGAAATCGCTCGGCGCGCCGAGGATTATGAGCATGCTGTCATTGGATTACACGCCTGTTTCCGGTGGCGCGGGAGCCTCATTGAGGGATTTTCTTTTAAAGATATTGATATTCTTCTACCGGATCTGCTGATTAACGTTGTTGACAACATCACCGATATATCGGAACGGATGGAAAACACGTCCCAATGGGAAGGGATGGGTAAAGCGGCACTCAACGTCTGGTTGGATGAAGAAGAGTTCTTGACGCGGCAACTCGCACATTTCACGGAGAAACCCCATTATACCGTTGCGAGACAACACACTCTCGAAAATTTTTATGAACTCCTCTTTTCACCGAAGCCGAAATTTTACCTCAGCTACCCTATCACGCTCCTGAGAGATACGCCGAAGGAAATTGAGAAGATCCGCGAGATTGGAGAAAAACTGAGCCGTTCCTTCATTGTCTTCGATCCGCTCACGATCAAGGATATGGAACTCGTTACCCTCACGAAAGATGAAAGTGCTGATGCCCCACGCGTGAGTGAAATGGGTGAGGAAGTGATTGAACAGATTCAAACCCGAACGATCTCACGGGATTATCAGTTCGTTCACCAGAGCGATTTCGTGGTTGTGATTTATCCGACGGATAAATTATCGCCGGGCGTTCTGAGCGAGATGAATTACGCTTCCCGCCATAACAAGCCTGTATATGCGGTTTATCCTGGAACCCGGAGTATCTTTTTCGAGAACTTGTGTGATCGGATCTTTGATACCTTCGAGGAGTTGTCGGATTTCCTGATCGCAACGTATAAAAGGGATGAAGACTAA
- a CDS encoding WD40 repeat domain-containing protein produces the protein MRKTKILFFLTSLLFTFVPFLPEGFTADSARWHLPEGARARLSKGSPTDVQFSPDGTQIAVASSIGIWLYDAQTNQEIDLLTDRTRGTQSCAYSPDGTVLAGGGTDGTLLLWDVRTRQLRATRKGHERPIVALAFSPDGSLLASGADYEDIVQLWDATTAEHQATFTGHTEGLRTVKFSPDGRTLASGSRDGTVRLWDVNTGEHDIIFRRARVWALAFSPDGATLVSGDSTNTIRLWNMNTNQHRQDLTGHTHLVSALAFSRDGTLLASGGGNGSIHLWDAGTGQQRGTLAAHRWDVYSLAFSPDGRTLASVGDDNTVRLWNIDPQGIPTAIDSEPKVTLHVHPKFVSALTYSPDGNTLVSGGEEGVLRLWNVETAQQQEPLFIGDKGWIRAAAFLSEGVASVNRASSDGTVHFWRATGEREVLLTLPNFFGTATFSPNGRILASVHERDIILLWDLVTGERRATLEGHIHWLFELAFSPDGKTLASGGGDSAVLLWDVDSGQHRATLGKQDSTHGRRDDVFGLAFSPDSKTLARSGTYGPIQLWDADTAERLSTLRGHTGEVGALAFSPDSGMLASGSYRDILLWDVGTSRLHATLLKQEEWRYPNAVALAFSSDGRILATAWNGRLLLWDVQTRRVLSEFTGHKDRIKVLVFSPDSAVLVGGGSDGIIYVWDMRSEVLLSTVKAHPYGIPALKFSADGRTLASGGTDSTILLWDWEKIARQTNR, from the coding sequence ATGCGAAAGACAAAGATTCTCTTTTTTCTCACCTCTCTACTGTTCACTTTTGTTCCGTTTTTGCCCGAAGGTTTCACTGCAGATTCGGCGCGGTGGCATTTACCCGAAGGTGCGAGGGCGCGGCTGAGTAAAGGCAGCCCTACTGATGTTCAGTTCTCACCAGATGGAACCCAAATCGCTGTAGCAAGTTCCATAGGTATCTGGCTTTATGATGCGCAAACGAACCAAGAGATTGATCTGCTCACGGATCGGACGCGTGGCACTCAGTCATGTGCGTATTCGCCCGATGGGACGGTCCTTGCCGGCGGTGGGACTGATGGAACGCTTCTCCTGTGGGATGTCCGTACCCGGCAGCTGCGCGCTACACGCAAAGGACATGAGCGACCGATCGTAGCGCTGGCGTTTTCACCCGATGGTAGCCTGCTCGCGAGTGGTGCGGATTACGAAGATATCGTTCAGTTGTGGGATGCCACGACTGCCGAACATCAGGCGACCTTTACGGGACACACGGAAGGCCTCAGAACTGTGAAGTTTTCACCGGATGGTAGAACACTTGCCAGTGGTAGTCGGGATGGCACGGTCCGGTTATGGGATGTCAATACCGGTGAACACGATATTATTTTTAGGAGAGCTCGCGTATGGGCTTTGGCATTCTCACCAGATGGTGCAACCCTCGTCAGTGGAGACAGTACCAATACAATTCGCTTGTGGAATATGAATACGAACCAACATCGCCAGGATCTGACTGGGCATACACATCTCGTTTCTGCCCTTGCGTTTTCACGCGACGGGACACTCCTTGCCAGTGGGGGTGGAAACGGTTCAATTCACTTGTGGGACGCAGGCACTGGGCAACAGCGCGGGACGCTTGCGGCACATAGATGGGACGTCTATTCCCTTGCGTTCTCGCCGGATGGTAGAACGCTTGCCAGTGTAGGTGATGATAATACGGTTCGTTTGTGGAATATTGATCCCCAAGGGATCCCAACTGCTATTGATTCAGAACCGAAGGTTACCCTCCATGTCCACCCAAAGTTTGTTTCTGCTCTTACGTATTCACCAGATGGAAACACGCTCGTGAGTGGAGGTGAGGAGGGCGTACTCCGCCTATGGAATGTAGAAACTGCGCAACAGCAGGAACCCCTCTTCATAGGAGATAAGGGTTGGATTCGGGCAGCGGCGTTTTTATCGGAGGGTGTAGCTTCTGTCAATAGGGCAAGTTCCGATGGAACGGTTCATTTTTGGCGTGCAACTGGTGAAAGAGAGGTACTCCTCACGTTGCCAAATTTCTTTGGCACAGCGACGTTCTCTCCAAACGGTAGAATCCTTGCGAGTGTGCATGAACGCGATATAATTCTTCTGTGGGATTTAGTAACTGGAGAACGCCGCGCCACCCTTGAAGGGCATATACACTGGCTTTTTGAGTTGGCGTTTTCGCCGGACGGCAAGACGTTGGCAAGTGGGGGTGGGGACAGCGCGGTTCTCTTGTGGGATGTGGATTCCGGGCAACATCGCGCGACGCTCGGTAAACAGGACTCAACTCACGGGCGCAGGGATGATGTCTTTGGGTTGGCGTTTTCCCCGGATAGTAAGACCTTGGCACGTAGCGGGACTTACGGACCGATTCAGCTATGGGATGCCGACACTGCCGAGCGGCTTTCGACGCTCAGAGGACATACAGGTGAGGTCGGTGCGTTAGCATTTTCACCGGATAGTGGAATGCTTGCGAGTGGCAGTTATCGAGATATTCTCCTATGGGACGTTGGCACGAGTCGCCTTCATGCAACCCTCCTTAAGCAGGAGGAGTGGAGGTACCCGAATGCAGTAGCCTTGGCGTTTTCATCAGACGGCAGAATCCTTGCTACTGCCTGGAATGGTCGATTGCTTCTATGGGACGTTCAGACCCGCCGCGTGCTGTCTGAATTCACAGGACATAAAGATAGAATTAAAGTGTTGGTGTTCTCTCCAGATAGCGCGGTTCTCGTCGGTGGGGGTTCCGACGGGATAATATATGTGTGGGACATGCGCAGCGAAGTTCTTCTATCTACTGTCAAGGCACACCCATACGGAATCCCCGCCCTGAAATTCTCGGCAGATGGTAGAACCCTCGCGAGTGGTGGCACGGATAGTACAATTCTCCTATGGGATTGGGAGAAAATTGCCCGGCAAACAAACAGATAG